In a genomic window of Polycladomyces abyssicola:
- the pdaB gene encoding polysaccharide deacetylase family sporulation protein PdaB — protein sequence MNFFWIWSGKRLKRYFIAVVALLFALGIYYADHQHIQVFLPFDSGPSAVYSVDTQKKEIALTFDISWGEERAGPILDVLEQKGVKKATFFLSSPWAESHPDIVKRIVDAGYEIGSHGHRHDNYSQYNEAQIRTQITKAHQILSKVTSKEPNLIRFPNGDFDKRVLRIANSLGYTTIQWDTDSLDWMNPGTQKIVSRVLSKAHPGDIILMHASDSCKQTHEALPQIIDGLTSKGYKFVTVSELIAGAKTDTKAVE from the coding sequence ATGAATTTCTTCTGGATCTGGTCCGGTAAACGGCTGAAACGATATTTTATCGCCGTCGTCGCACTTCTTTTTGCCTTGGGAATTTATTATGCCGACCATCAGCATATCCAAGTGTTCCTGCCGTTCGATTCCGGGCCGTCAGCTGTCTACAGCGTGGATACACAGAAGAAGGAAATTGCCTTGACGTTCGACATCAGTTGGGGGGAGGAGAGAGCCGGTCCCATTTTGGATGTATTGGAACAAAAAGGGGTGAAAAAGGCGACTTTCTTCCTGTCGTCCCCTTGGGCGGAAAGTCATCCCGACATTGTCAAACGCATCGTGGATGCCGGATATGAAATCGGCTCGCACGGCCATCGTCACGACAACTACAGCCAGTACAACGAAGCACAAATCCGCACGCAAATCACGAAAGCGCACCAAATTCTCTCCAAAGTGACAAGCAAAGAGCCAAACCTGATCCGGTTTCCCAATGGCGACTTCGATAAACGAGTCCTGCGTATCGCAAACAGCCTGGGGTATACGACAATCCAGTGGGATACGGATTCCCTGGACTGGATGAATCCCGGCACGCAAAAAATCGTCAGCCGTGTTTTAAGCAAGGCCCATCCCGGCGACATCATCCTTATGCATGCGAGCGATTCCTGCAAACAGACTCACGAAGCACTTCCGCAGATCATCGATGGATTGACATCCAAAGGGTACAAATTCGTTACTGTCTCTGAATTGATCGCCGGTGCCAAGACAGACACCAAAGCGGTGGAATGA
- a CDS encoding stage II sporulation protein M, with the protein MVRLMRALREERRWIAVAGLLFLFSAVLGYVNAQFLDETLRTAGVWDRLERTVSVIRADPTFLKAFMLIYWNNVKAVLTMMGLGIFLGVFPLMALLSNGAMLGVVLAKTAQKTGANPLWLLMTTILPHGILELPAAIIGAAYGMRLGMMTVWGVWGLVTGSQREVVQRWRQFLERIPIVVVGILLFLLAAAAVESALITIVAK; encoded by the coding sequence ATGGTACGATTGATGCGGGCGCTGCGAGAGGAACGACGGTGGATTGCGGTGGCAGGGTTGTTGTTTCTGTTCAGCGCGGTATTGGGATATGTCAATGCTCAGTTCTTGGATGAAACGTTGCGAACGGCAGGGGTATGGGACAGATTGGAACGCACCGTTTCGGTGATCCGTGCGGATCCCACCTTTCTGAAGGCTTTTATGTTGATTTATTGGAACAACGTCAAAGCGGTGCTGACCATGATGGGCCTGGGCATTTTTCTCGGTGTGTTTCCCTTGATGGCGTTGCTTTCCAACGGGGCCATGCTGGGAGTGGTATTGGCCAAAACGGCCCAAAAAACGGGTGCCAACCCTTTGTGGCTGTTGATGACAACGATTTTGCCGCACGGCATTCTGGAGTTGCCCGCCGCGATTATCGGTGCCGCTTACGGCATGCGTTTGGGAATGATGACCGTATGGGGTGTCTGGGGCTTGGTAACCGGTAGTCAGAGGGAAGTGGTCCAACGTTGGCGACAGTTCTTAGAACGGATTCCGATCGTGGTTGTGGGGATTTTACTCTTTTTGTTGGCGGCGGCAGCTGTCGAAAGTGCGCTGATTACCATCGTGGCGAAATGA
- a CDS encoding OsmC family protein, with product MKVNVKWKENMHFESHTPSGHTFSIDAAPEVGGENKGPRPTELLLAGVGACSGIDIVEILRKMRLDVKTFDMEVSGERAEDHPRRFTHVHVHYRLTGDLPVDKVRRAVELSRDKYCSVAQSLNARITTSFEINGETYE from the coding sequence ATGAAGGTGAATGTGAAGTGGAAGGAAAACATGCATTTTGAATCCCATACTCCATCTGGTCATACGTTTTCCATCGATGCCGCACCGGAGGTGGGTGGCGAAAACAAAGGGCCTCGTCCGACCGAGTTACTGCTTGCAGGTGTGGGAGCGTGTTCGGGTATCGATATCGTGGAGATTTTACGTAAAATGCGCCTGGATGTGAAAACATTCGATATGGAGGTGTCGGGGGAACGGGCGGAAGACCATCCGAGACGGTTTACCCATGTGCATGTTCATTATCGTTTGACCGGAGATTTGCCCGTGGACAAAGTGCGTCGGGCAGTAGAGCTCTCCCGTGACAAATATTGTTCTGTCGCCCAGTCATTGAATGCCCGGATCACGACGTCTTTTGAAATCAACGGGGAAACATATGAATGA
- the rocF gene encoding arginase: MKPITVIGVPLDLGSGRRGVDMGPSAIRYANLHEKLTKIGFDVEDIGNLSVPTLETYKVIDPKLKYLDEIVAVNEKLAETVSETVEKGRFPLVLGGDHSIAIGTIAGVAKHHRKLGVIWFDAHGDLNTHETTPSGNIHGMSLAASLGYGHEKLVHCGGYAPKVGPENVVIIGARELDPGERKLIKELGIRVFTMHDIDRIGMARVMEEALKVVTDGTDGVHLSLDLDGLDPKDCPGVGTPVVGGITYRESHLAMEMLAEAKVLTSAEFVEVNPILDIGNKTAKVAVALVGSAFGEIVL, encoded by the coding sequence CTGAAACCCATCACAGTGATCGGGGTACCATTGGATTTAGGATCCGGACGTCGCGGAGTTGATATGGGCCCGAGTGCGATCCGCTACGCGAACTTGCATGAAAAACTGACCAAAATAGGATTTGACGTGGAGGACATCGGCAATCTGTCCGTGCCCACGTTGGAAACGTATAAAGTAATCGATCCCAAGTTGAAATATTTGGACGAAATTGTCGCCGTCAATGAAAAGCTGGCGGAGACCGTCTCCGAAACGGTGGAAAAAGGACGGTTCCCCCTGGTGTTGGGAGGGGATCACAGCATTGCGATCGGCACGATCGCAGGGGTGGCCAAACACCACCGCAAATTGGGCGTGATCTGGTTTGATGCACACGGTGATCTGAATACACACGAAACCACGCCTTCCGGCAATATCCACGGCATGTCGCTGGCAGCCAGCCTCGGCTATGGTCATGAGAAGCTGGTCCATTGTGGCGGATACGCACCCAAAGTGGGTCCGGAAAACGTTGTGATCATCGGTGCACGAGAATTGGACCCCGGTGAACGAAAGTTGATCAAGGAGTTGGGTATCCGCGTTTTCACCATGCACGACATTGACCGGATCGGTATGGCACGTGTGATGGAAGAAGCGCTGAAAGTGGTGACAGACGGTACGGACGGGGTTCATCTCAGTTTGGATCTGGACGGACTGGATCCGAAAGATTGTCCGGGTGTCGGCACACCGGTTGTCGGTGGGATTACCTACCGCGAAAGCCACTTGGCAATGGAGATGCTGGCGGAAGCCAAAGTGCTTACCTCGGCGGAATTTGTGGAAGTCAACCCGATTTTGGACATTGGCAATAAAACGGCCAAAGTTGCTGTGGCTTTGGTGGGATCGGCTTTTGGGGAAATCGTGTTGTAG
- the ppc gene encoding phosphoenolpyruvate carboxylase has product MSQVKAIETEKDHPLRRDVRFLGHILGDVLVMHGGEALLNNVERIREMTKQLRQSYDPEILKQCKTLIQGLSPQMRRDVIRAFAIYFQLVNIAEQNHRIRRHREYRRSRQDVVQPHSIESAVRELKEQGLSPEQVEEILDVLALELVITAHPTEAMRRTVLDIHHRIAKRVEELDHPYLTEEDRERIRQELLGEVITLWQSDELRQRKPTVMDEVRNGLYYVDETLFDVLPGIHSELERCLKRYYPDHEWHVPSFLWFGSWIGGDRDGNPSVTPEVTWRTLRLQRDLVIRKYEEALRRLIKKLSHSTRKVRVSEALLDSLRADEEEVVLVDIGEGKWRNEHEPYRRKLTYMLARLHHTRLGKKDHGIYRSPEAFLSDLRLIEQSLRAHHADVIADRDLGQLIRQVELFGFHLLTLDIRQHSAEHEKALTEILSSMGIVDRYDQLSEKEKIDLLTELLEDPRPLTSPFMSFSPETEQCLELFRVIRRAKEEFGEEAIRNYLISMTQGTSDLLEVVLFAKEVGLFRKTPNGPVSRLHVVPLLETIDDLHRAHEIMEAYYRHPSYVPANAGHHPTQEIMLGYSDSNKDGGMLTANWELYHAQQRLYRLSRRYGVNTKFFHGRGGALGRGGGPLNRSIQAKPPETVVGGVKITEQGEVLSSRYALKPIAFRSLEQATSALLMSAASALSGRESKLKPQWLEAMAQISEEALKAYQSLVFEDPDFLTYFHTVTPLPEIGELNIGSRPTRRKNSQAFEDLRAIPWVFAWTQSRYLFPAWYAAGTGFTRFVKKHADGLRILKEMYQDWPFFRSLVDNLQMALAKADFVIAREYDSLVQDRDMAERIFGKLEEEYRLTREMVLAITGQADVLDHVPVIQESIRLRNPYVDPLSFIQVDLLHQLRYHCPSKEECQETLEQVLLTINGIAAGLRNTG; this is encoded by the coding sequence ATGAGTCAAGTTAAAGCGATTGAGACAGAGAAAGATCATCCGTTGCGACGGGATGTACGCTTTTTGGGTCACATCTTGGGAGATGTTCTGGTCATGCACGGAGGAGAAGCATTGTTAAATAATGTGGAAAGGATCCGTGAAATGACCAAACAGCTTCGTCAAAGCTACGATCCGGAGATCCTGAAACAGTGCAAAACGCTCATCCAGGGATTGTCTCCTCAAATGCGTCGGGATGTGATCCGTGCGTTCGCCATCTATTTCCAACTTGTCAACATTGCAGAGCAAAACCACCGGATTCGCCGTCATCGCGAGTACCGTCGTTCGAGGCAAGATGTGGTTCAGCCCCATTCAATTGAGAGTGCCGTACGGGAATTGAAGGAACAGGGGCTGTCGCCCGAGCAGGTGGAAGAGATTCTGGACGTGCTCGCATTGGAACTGGTGATCACTGCTCATCCCACTGAGGCGATGCGCCGGACGGTATTGGATATTCATCACCGCATTGCCAAGCGGGTGGAGGAGTTGGATCATCCCTATCTGACGGAAGAGGACAGGGAGCGTATTCGCCAGGAGTTGCTGGGGGAAGTGATCACGTTATGGCAAAGTGATGAGCTGCGGCAACGTAAGCCCACAGTGATGGACGAAGTGCGAAACGGCCTGTACTACGTGGATGAGACGCTGTTCGATGTGTTGCCCGGGATTCACAGCGAACTGGAACGTTGCCTGAAACGGTATTATCCAGATCATGAATGGCATGTGCCTTCCTTTTTATGGTTCGGTTCGTGGATTGGCGGGGATCGGGACGGCAACCCTTCGGTGACGCCGGAAGTAACTTGGCGAACCTTGCGGTTGCAGCGTGACTTGGTGATCAGGAAGTATGAGGAAGCACTCAGGCGATTGATCAAAAAATTAAGCCATTCCACGCGGAAAGTTCGCGTATCGGAGGCTTTGCTCGACTCATTGCGGGCGGATGAAGAAGAAGTGGTATTGGTGGATATCGGGGAAGGCAAATGGCGGAATGAGCATGAACCGTACCGCCGCAAATTGACCTATATGCTCGCACGACTTCACCATACGCGACTGGGCAAGAAAGATCATGGTATCTACCGTTCCCCAGAAGCTTTTCTATCCGACCTTCGGCTGATCGAGCAAAGCTTGCGCGCTCATCACGCCGATGTGATTGCCGATCGGGATCTCGGTCAGTTGATCCGACAAGTAGAGCTGTTCGGATTCCATCTTCTTACGTTGGATATACGTCAACACAGTGCCGAACATGAAAAGGCCCTGACAGAGATTTTGTCAAGCATGGGCATCGTTGATCGGTACGATCAATTGTCTGAGAAGGAAAAAATCGATTTGTTGACGGAGTTGCTGGAAGATCCTCGGCCATTGACGTCTCCGTTCATGTCGTTTTCGCCGGAAACGGAACAATGTTTGGAGTTGTTCCGTGTGATCCGCCGGGCTAAGGAAGAATTTGGCGAGGAAGCGATCCGCAACTACCTGATCAGTATGACGCAAGGCACCAGCGATCTGCTTGAGGTGGTACTGTTCGCCAAAGAAGTGGGGTTGTTCCGGAAAACGCCGAACGGTCCGGTCTCCCGTCTCCACGTGGTTCCTTTGCTGGAAACGATCGACGATTTGCATCGCGCTCATGAGATCATGGAGGCGTATTATCGTCATCCGTCTTATGTGCCAGCAAATGCGGGGCATCATCCCACTCAGGAAATTATGCTTGGGTATTCGGACAGCAATAAGGATGGCGGTATGCTGACGGCCAACTGGGAACTGTATCACGCCCAACAGCGGTTGTACCGGTTGTCCCGTCGATACGGGGTCAATACAAAATTTTTCCACGGCCGCGGCGGGGCGCTGGGGCGCGGCGGCGGTCCGCTGAATCGCAGTATCCAGGCAAAGCCGCCGGAGACGGTAGTGGGCGGAGTGAAAATCACGGAACAGGGAGAAGTACTCTCTTCGCGTTATGCATTGAAACCCATCGCGTTCCGCAGTTTGGAACAAGCCACTTCCGCGTTATTGATGTCGGCCGCATCCGCTCTATCCGGTCGGGAGTCTAAGTTGAAACCGCAATGGTTGGAGGCGATGGCCCAAATTTCAGAAGAGGCGCTCAAAGCATATCAATCGTTGGTATTTGAAGATCCCGACTTTCTCACTTATTTCCATACGGTCACACCGCTTCCGGAAATCGGGGAGCTTAATATCGGTTCGCGACCGACGCGCCGCAAAAACAGCCAAGCGTTCGAAGATCTGCGCGCCATTCCCTGGGTTTTCGCGTGGACGCAAAGCCGGTATCTGTTCCCGGCATGGTATGCGGCGGGCACGGGATTTACTCGGTTTGTGAAAAAACATGCAGACGGCTTGCGAATCTTGAAGGAAATGTACCAGGATTGGCCGTTCTTCCGTTCGCTGGTCGACAACCTGCAGATGGCGTTGGCCAAGGCGGACTTCGTCATTGCCCGCGAATACGATTCACTGGTACAGGATCGTGATATGGCGGAGCGAATTTTCGGCAAATTGGAGGAGGAGTATCGCTTGACCCGCGAAATGGTGCTGGCCATCACGGGGCAAGCGGATGTGTTGGATCATGTGCCGGTGATCCAGGAATCGATCCGGCTGCGCAACCCGTATGTGGACCCGCTCAGCTTCATCCAAGTCGATTTGTTGCATCAGTTGCGGTATCACTGCCCCTCCAAAGAAGAGTGCCAGGAAACACTGGAACAGGTGCTGTTGACCATTAACGGCATTGCGGCGGGATTGCGCAATACGGGATGA
- the cdaA gene encoding diadenylate cyclase CdaA yields the protein MLTLDGLTRYVNDIVDILIVSYIIYQLLLLLRGTRAVQLLKGIFVVVAVWMVSSFFHLSTLQWLMQNLFSVGVIVILIIFQPELRRALEQLGRGGFFGRSKFAEEQEVSRLVGELNKAVTHLSKRRIGALIVVERQTGLSDYIETGIELSAAVSSELLINIFLPNTPLHDGAVIIRKDRIMAAGCYLPLSENPFISKELGTRHRAGIGMSEVSDAIAVIVSEETGSVSLAIHGQLERGLSEEMLLSRLYQELRPPEKNSNFWSWKGE from the coding sequence ATGCTTACGCTGGACGGTTTGACCCGTTATGTCAATGATATTGTCGACATTTTGATCGTCAGCTATATCATATATCAGCTGTTGTTGCTCCTTCGCGGTACAAGAGCAGTACAACTGTTGAAGGGGATTTTTGTGGTCGTGGCCGTCTGGATGGTCAGCAGCTTCTTTCACCTGTCCACATTGCAGTGGTTGATGCAGAATTTGTTTTCTGTAGGTGTCATCGTCATTTTGATCATCTTTCAACCCGAACTGCGCAGGGCATTGGAACAGTTGGGAAGGGGCGGTTTTTTCGGACGGAGCAAATTTGCCGAAGAGCAGGAAGTCAGCCGTCTCGTGGGTGAATTGAACAAAGCGGTCACCCACTTGTCCAAACGCCGTATCGGTGCATTGATTGTGGTGGAAAGACAAACTGGGTTATCCGACTACATCGAGACCGGCATCGAATTGTCGGCAGCCGTCAGTTCAGAGCTGTTGATCAACATCTTTCTGCCCAATACGCCATTGCACGATGGTGCGGTGATCATTCGCAAAGATCGGATTATGGCCGCCGGTTGCTATCTGCCCTTGTCGGAAAATCCTTTTATCAGCAAAGAGCTGGGAACCCGGCACCGTGCAGGAATCGGCATGTCCGAGGTGTCCGATGCCATCGCCGTGATCGTCTCGGAGGAAACCGGCAGTGTTTCATTGGCCATTCACGGTCAGCTGGAGCGCGGACTGAGTGAGGAAATGCTCTTGTCGCGTTTGTATCAGGAGCTGAGGCCCCCCGAGAAAAACAGTAACTTTTGGAGTTGGAAGGGGGAGTGA
- a CDS encoding YbbR-like domain-containing protein: MEKWFESNTVLKLLALGLAITLWMSVNDKTLPLPTEDESFTTIRNVSLEARFDQERMDLTDAPKTVNLKLKGNLSALNHLNPDEYHAYVDLRHLGPGTHRNVPVKVKGLPSGIEVEVEPSQVDVTLELKEQKEMPVQVDLVGTPAPGYKAGKPIISPTRVLIRGSASLLNQVTAVKAVVNVDGATETVSKSVTLQVYGEEGPLNQAEILPRPVVDVEVPVASPNAEIPLNVGIAKYPPSGYAVSQLIMNVDKVTVYGPSEYIKGLEVYPGPKLDLSRTKKDDTFEMSIPLVNDVDRVEPKTVRISVKIVPAQARTLTNVPVKVSGLSEGLKSQVITPSGGKLYMTVTGAPDLVRNLKSGDIHAYVDVSRLPPGIYARPIQIKLPPFVRLQYDQTLMATVRLSK; encoded by the coding sequence ATGGAAAAATGGTTTGAAAGCAATACAGTACTGAAATTGCTCGCTCTCGGATTGGCAATCACATTGTGGATGTCAGTCAATGATAAAACACTGCCGCTCCCCACAGAAGATGAGAGTTTCACCACCATCCGCAACGTCTCATTAGAAGCGCGGTTTGATCAGGAACGTATGGATTTGACGGATGCCCCCAAGACAGTCAATCTGAAGCTGAAGGGCAACCTGTCCGCATTGAATCATCTGAATCCGGACGAGTACCACGCCTATGTGGATTTGCGCCATCTGGGTCCCGGTACACACCGAAACGTGCCGGTGAAGGTGAAAGGTCTGCCGTCCGGCATTGAGGTGGAAGTGGAACCATCACAGGTTGATGTGACGCTGGAGCTCAAAGAACAAAAAGAGATGCCCGTACAGGTGGATCTGGTGGGCACGCCCGCTCCCGGTTACAAAGCGGGCAAACCCATCATCTCTCCAACGCGTGTTCTGATCCGGGGTTCTGCATCGCTGTTGAACCAGGTGACCGCGGTCAAGGCGGTTGTCAATGTGGACGGAGCGACTGAAACGGTTTCGAAGTCAGTTACGTTACAAGTATACGGGGAAGAAGGTCCACTCAACCAAGCGGAGATTTTGCCAAGGCCTGTCGTAGATGTAGAAGTGCCCGTGGCCAGCCCCAATGCTGAGATCCCACTCAATGTGGGCATTGCCAAGTATCCTCCGTCGGGATACGCCGTCAGCCAATTGATCATGAACGTTGATAAAGTGACCGTTTACGGTCCCTCGGAATATATTAAAGGATTAGAAGTATATCCTGGACCCAAATTGGACTTGTCTCGGACCAAGAAGGATGATACGTTCGAGATGTCCATCCCGTTGGTTAACGATGTCGACAGAGTGGAGCCGAAAACGGTGCGCATCTCCGTGAAGATCGTTCCGGCGCAGGCCCGCACATTGACCAACGTGCCTGTTAAGGTGAGTGGTTTAAGCGAGGGGTTGAAGTCGCAGGTGATCACTCCGTCGGGGGGAAAGTTGTATATGACAGTGACGGGAGCCCCTGACTTGGTCCGGAATCTGAAATCCGGCGATATCCACGCGTATGTGGATGTGTCCCGGTTGCCGCCGGGTATTTATGCCCGACCGATCCAAATCAAATTACCGCCGTTTGTCCGGCTGCAGTATGATCAAACTTTGATGGCGACAGTACGGCTTTCTAAATAG
- the glmM gene encoding phosphoglucosamine mutase, with amino-acid sequence MGKYFGTDGVRGVANRELTPELAFRLGRCGAYVLTQTKERPRVVVGRDTRLSGQMLESALIAGMLSIGVDVIRVGVVSTPGVAYLTRHYGADAGVMISASHNPFQDNGIKFFGADGFKLLDETEAEIEKWLDEPEDRLPRPEGEGIGRIIDYPDAAQHYLEYLKTTIDTDLCGMHIVVDCANGAASDLAPQLLRELGADVTVLAAEPDGVNINVESGSTHPEKLQQEVVNRQAHLGLAFDGDADRLIAVDENGDLVDGDHILAICGKYLKEKGQLKGNTVVTTVMSNIGFFKALEELGIAAEKTKVGDRYVMEAMRDGGYILGGEQSGHIIFLEHNTTGDGLLTALQLLQVVKDKGRTLKELASIVSKYPQILVNVPVKKKEGWDQNEAIRSKISEVERALGSEGRVLVRPSGTEPLIRVMAEGPDVNALEKYVESIAEVVREQLAS; translated from the coding sequence ATGGGTAAGTATTTTGGAACAGACGGTGTACGAGGTGTGGCCAACCGGGAGCTAACGCCGGAGTTGGCGTTTCGTCTCGGCCGCTGCGGTGCGTATGTGTTGACGCAAACCAAAGAGCGTCCGCGCGTGGTGGTGGGACGTGATACCCGTCTGTCCGGTCAGATGTTGGAATCCGCTTTGATTGCAGGAATGTTGTCCATCGGTGTGGACGTAATCCGTGTGGGGGTTGTCAGCACACCGGGTGTGGCATATTTGACCCGTCACTATGGAGCGGATGCGGGTGTGATGATTTCCGCTTCCCACAACCCGTTCCAAGACAATGGCATCAAATTTTTCGGTGCAGATGGTTTCAAGCTGTTGGACGAAACCGAGGCCGAGATTGAGAAGTGGCTGGATGAGCCGGAAGATCGCCTGCCGCGCCCAGAAGGGGAGGGAATCGGTCGGATCATTGATTACCCCGATGCGGCACAGCATTACCTGGAGTACTTGAAAACCACGATTGATACGGATTTGTGCGGCATGCACATCGTGGTGGATTGTGCCAATGGGGCGGCATCAGATTTGGCTCCCCAACTGTTGCGCGAGCTGGGGGCGGATGTGACGGTACTCGCTGCTGAGCCGGATGGTGTCAATATCAATGTGGAAAGTGGCTCTACTCATCCGGAGAAACTGCAGCAGGAAGTGGTCAACCGCCAAGCGCACTTGGGACTGGCGTTTGACGGGGATGCAGACCGGTTGATCGCTGTGGATGAAAATGGCGATTTGGTGGACGGCGATCATATATTGGCGATTTGCGGGAAATATCTCAAGGAAAAAGGACAACTGAAGGGGAACACGGTCGTCACCACGGTGATGAGCAATATCGGCTTTTTCAAAGCACTGGAGGAGTTGGGAATCGCCGCGGAAAAAACCAAAGTGGGCGACCGCTATGTGATGGAAGCGATGCGGGATGGTGGCTACATTCTCGGCGGTGAACAGTCCGGTCACATCATCTTTTTGGAGCACAACACGACAGGAGATGGGTTGTTGACCGCACTGCAGCTCTTGCAGGTTGTCAAGGACAAGGGACGCACCTTGAAGGAACTGGCGTCCATCGTAAGCAAATACCCGCAAATACTGGTAAATGTCCCCGTCAAAAAGAAAGAGGGCTGGGATCAAAACGAAGCGATCCGCAGCAAAATCTCGGAAGTGGAACGAGCGCTCGGAAGCGAAGGGCGCGTGTTGGTGCGTCCGTCCGGTACGGAACCGCTCATTCGGGTAATGGCGGAAGGGCCGGATGTGAACGCGCTGGAAAAATATGTGGAGAGCATCGCGGAAGTGGTGCGCGAACAATTGGCATCCTAA
- the glmS gene encoding glutamine--fructose-6-phosphate transaminase (isomerizing): MCGIVGYIGPKQAQEILLEGLSKLEYRGYDSAGLAVYNGETIGVQKSKGRLSELEARLKSRSLPGNLGIGHTRWATHGKPSDENSHPHVDQEQRFAVVHNGIIENYLELKEELQAKGRVFTSETDTEVIAHLLADLWDGDLVSTVQKVVARLEGAYALGIISEHEPDKMVAVRLASPLIVGVGEGENFIASDIPAILKHTRDIYVVEDGEMAVITREGVQLMKTDGTPVQRDTLHVDWDVVTAEKGGYDHFMLKEIYEQPKAIRDTMAGRIKDGQVDLSREIGMSEDQINNIERIHIVACGTAYHAGLVGKYVIEDLVRIPVETDIASEYRYRNPIITPNTLVVVISQSGETADTLAALREAKKAGARVLAITNVVGSSVAREADDVIITWAGPEIAVASTKAYTSQLIAIYLLGAYFARIRGTRAESELADIVTALQQLPEKADQVLGNTTAIQQFAQEIARHEDLFFLGRGLDYAVALEGSLKLKEITYIHSEAYAAGELKHGTLALIEEGVPVISLATQEAIYDKMVSNIIEVKARGAHVLGLALEGDQELHKSVDQVFTIPKTLPLLTPVLAVIPLQLIAYYACVARGYDVDKPRNLAKSVTVE; encoded by the coding sequence ATGTGCGGAATCGTTGGATACATTGGGCCGAAACAAGCCCAAGAAATTTTGTTGGAAGGCCTGAGCAAGCTGGAATACCGTGGATATGACTCCGCTGGATTGGCGGTTTATAACGGCGAAACGATCGGTGTGCAAAAATCCAAAGGACGGTTGAGTGAACTAGAAGCACGGCTGAAATCCCGCTCCCTGCCGGGCAATCTGGGGATTGGTCATACGCGCTGGGCGACCCACGGGAAGCCTTCCGACGAAAACTCGCATCCGCATGTGGACCAGGAACAACGGTTCGCTGTCGTCCACAACGGGATTATCGAGAACTATCTCGAACTGAAGGAAGAACTGCAAGCGAAGGGACGCGTATTTACTTCTGAGACGGACACGGAAGTGATTGCTCATCTTCTCGCCGACCTGTGGGACGGAGATCTGGTATCCACGGTGCAAAAAGTAGTTGCCCGGTTGGAAGGGGCTTACGCTCTGGGCATCATCAGTGAGCATGAACCGGACAAAATGGTGGCGGTCCGTCTGGCCAGCCCGTTGATCGTCGGTGTAGGTGAAGGCGAAAACTTTATCGCTTCGGACATCCCGGCCATTTTGAAACACACACGTGACATTTACGTGGTGGAAGACGGAGAAATGGCCGTCATCACACGCGAAGGCGTGCAATTGATGAAAACGGACGGAACTCCGGTTCAACGGGACACGCTCCATGTGGATTGGGATGTCGTCACCGCTGAAAAAGGCGGTTACGATCACTTCATGCTGAAAGAGATCTATGAACAGCCCAAAGCGATCCGGGATACCATGGCCGGTCGGATCAAAGATGGCCAAGTGGATCTGTCCCGCGAGATCGGGATGAGCGAAGATCAGATCAACAATATTGAACGGATCCATATCGTGGCGTGTGGTACCGCATATCATGCCGGGTTGGTCGGAAAATACGTGATCGAAGACTTGGTACGGATCCCGGTCGAGACGGATATCGCTTCCGAATATCGGTATCGCAACCCGATCATTACCCCGAATACACTCGTGGTCGTCATCAGCCAGTCGGGTGAAACGGCAGACACCCTGGCTGCACTCCGCGAAGCGAAGAAAGCGGGAGCACGCGTGCTGGCGATCACCAACGTGGTGGGTAGCTCCGTGGCCCGCGAAGCGGATGATGTGATCATCACCTGGGCTGGTCCGGAAATCGCGGTGGCTTCCACCAAAGCATACACGTCTCAATTGATCGCCATCTACCTGCTGGGTGCTTATTTTGCCCGCATCCGAGGCACCCGGGCGGAAAGCGAGTTGGCTGATATCGTCACCGCATTGCAACAGTTGCCGGAAAAAGCGGATCAAGTGTTGGGCAATACGACGGCCATTCAGCAATTCGCTCAGGAAATCGCCCGTCATGAGGATCTGTTCTTCCTCGGTCGCGGATTGGACTATGCGGTAGCCTTGGAAGGGTCTCTCAAACTGAAAGAGATCACCTATATCCACTCCGAAGCATATGCAGCGGGTGAATTGAAACACGGCACCCTGGCTCTGATTGAAGAAGGCGTACCGGTGATCTCGCTGGCCACCCAAGAAGCGATCTACGACAAAATGGTCAGCAACATCATCGAAGTGAAAGCCCGCGGAGCGCACGTGTTGGGACTGGCGCTGGAAGGGGATCAGGAACTTCACAAATCGGTGGATCAAGTCTTCACCATTCCGAAAACCTTGCCGCTCCTGACCCCGGTCTTGGCGGTGATTCCGCTTCAATTGATCGCTTATTACGCTTGTGTGGCCCGCGGATACGACGTGGACAAACCGCGTAACTTGGCCAAGAGTGTAACCGTGGAGTAA